The following coding sequences lie in one Arachis ipaensis cultivar K30076 chromosome B05, Araip1.1, whole genome shotgun sequence genomic window:
- the LOC107641544 gene encoding receptor-like protein 12, whose protein sequence is MSLSAIMPRNPSCGAIFMVIVVLMLHVGVVTSGCIERERQALLDFKAAVVDDYGMLSSWKGRDCCHWNGVRCSNLTAHVISLDLHGDYIATRYSYLERTLRGKIPSSLVELQHLRYLNLSFNGFEDYHIPEFFGNLTSLRYLDLSFCLFGGRIPTQFGSLPHLTYLNLFANSLEGSIPYQLGNLSKLEYLNLDVNDFQGTIPSQLGNLSSLHELYLGRTGGSLKMNDDGQWLSTLTSLTHLGLTSILNLNNSYNWIQAISNISTLTRLSLFDCGLSDHFISSQTLRLSKFKFPNSLSVLDLSYNTFTSSLLFQWLSNVTSNLVELHLDSSLIECSTPATSNHFDITMQSLERLYISHDQIRARDFKSFANICTLSSLEVFGSDLTEDLESVLHNLSAGCVTHSLQELYLVNNQMTGSIPDDLSIFPFLKELVLSSNQLRGKIPDNIRLPSQLKALSINSNSIQGGIPKSFGNLCSLESLDLSYNNMIGELPVAIQHLSGCSSLQYLDLSNNKFNGTLPDITSIFPSLITLFLSDNKLNGKVPEDIRFPLQLETLIMNSNSLEGVITESHFYNLSNLKVLDLSGNSFVLKINPDWIPPFQLQVINLQHCMLGPYLPKWLQTQKNLIQLDISNAGISDITPEWFWALSTRLKTMDISYNNLTGIIPDFPLRLTEYPSINLAANQFEGSIPLFLRRAVSLDLSNNKFSDVTSFVCANDTAERLGQLDISNNYLSGQIPDCWENFKSLAYIDVSNNNFSGQVPTSMGSVVELRVLILRNNSLTGELPFSMKHCKNLVMLDAGENKLSGIIPSWIGSGLQQLEMLSLRKNHFFGSIPSSLCFLNGIRFLDLSVNHLWGPIPKCFINFTAMTTQDRLLTDSYYDHSYTVNQTRGTYLYNYDIIALLMWKGVEHIFENDKLLLKGIDLSSNHLSGDIPSELENLVELVSLNLSRNNLTGKIPSGIGRLLSLESLDLSRNHLFGSIPSSLAQINFLSVLDLSHNNLSGQIPTGTQLQSFNASSYEENQGLCGLPLEKLCFVKEPHQESVVRTQDEHDGFIQAFFASMGLGFFVGFWGIFGTILFNRSWRHAYFRFLNNITEKVMSRWQRW, encoded by the coding sequence ATGAGTTTGAGCGCAATCATGCCGAGGAATCCGAGCTGTGGAGCCATATTTATGGTTATCGTGGTGTTGATGTTGCATGTTGGAGTTGTTACGAGTGGGTGCATAGAGAGGGAGAGGCAAGCACTGCTGGATTTCAAGGCAGCTGTGGTTGATGACTACGGCATGCTCTCTTCGTGGAAGGGTCGTGATTGCTGCCATTGGAACGGTGTTCGCTGCAGCAACCTCACTGCCCATGTTATCAGTCTCGACCTTCACGGTGACTACATCGCAACGAGATATTCCTACTTAGAACGAACTTTGAGAGGTAAGATTCCCAGCTCGTTAGTGGAATTGCAGCACCTCAGGTACTTGAACCTCAGTTTCAATGGTTTTGAAGATTACCATATCCCTGAATTCTTTGGTAACCTCACCAGCTTGAGGTATCTTGATTTGTCATTTTGTCTCTTTGGTGGAAGAATTCCAACTCAATTTGGATCTCTTCCTCATTTAACATACTTGAATCTTTTTGCCAATAGTTTAGAGGGTTCAATCCCTTATCAACTTGGAAATCTGTCCAAGTTGGAGTATCTTAATCTCGATGTAAATGATTTCCAAGGAACAATACCATCTCAACTTGGGAACCTTTCAAGCTTGCACGAGCTTTACCTTGGCAGAACAGGTGGTTCTCTCAAAATGAATGATGATGGACAATGGTTATCCACTCTTACCTCTTTAACCCATCTTGGCTTGACCTCTATATTGAATCTCAACAATTCTTATAACTGGATACAAGCCATCAGTAATATCTCCACACTAACAAGACTCAGCTTATTCGATTGTGGACTTTCAGATCATTTTATCTCTTCACAAACACTAAGACTTTCCAAGTTCAAATTTCCTAATTCTCTTTCAGTCTTGGATCTTTCTTATAACACCTTCACTTCTTCCCTGTTATTCCAATGGTTGTCCAATGTCACTTCCAACCTTGTTGAacttcaccttgattccagcctcaTAGAGTGTTCCACACCTGCCACATCAAATCATTTTGACATCACAATGCAATCACTTGAGCGGCTTTACATATCTCATGATCAAATCAGGGCCAGGGATTTCAAATCCTTTGCGAATATATGCACCTTATCTTCTTTGGAGGTGTTTGGTAGCGATTTGACTGAAGATTTGGAATCAGTTCTTCATAATCTCTCAGCTGGCTGTGTCACTCACTCACTTCAAGAGTTGTATTTAGTCAATAACCAGATGACTGGCTCAATACCTGATGACCTTTCAATATTCCCATTTTTAAAAGAGTTGGTCCTTTCGAGTAATCAGTTAAGAGGGAAAATACCTGACAATATCAGGTTGCCATCTCAGTTAAAGGCTTTGTCCATCAATTCGAACTCTATACAAGGTGGAATTCCAAAGTCATTTGGAAACCTATGTAGTCTCGAATCATTAGACTTGTCTTATAACAATATGATAGGAGAGCTTCCAGTTGCAATCCAGCACTTGTCTGGATGCTCAAGTCTGCAGTACTTGGATCTCAGCAATAATAAATTCAACGGAACCTTGCCTGACATCACATCAATATTCCCATCTTTAATAACATTATTTTTGTCCGATAATAAGCTAAATGGAAAGGTTCCCGAAGATATTCGTTTTCCATTGCAGTTGGAGACTTTGATCATGAACTCAAACTCCTTGGAAGGTGTGATCACAGAAtctcatttttataatttgtcTAACTTGAAGGTCTTGGACTTATCTGGCAACTCATTCGTTTTGAAAATTAATCCTGATTGGATTCCACCTTTTCAGTTGCAAGTGATAAATTTGCAACATTGCATGCTGGGTCCGTATCTTCCAAAATGGTTGCAGACACAGAAAAACTTGATCCAACTTGATATTTCCAACGCTGGAATTTCGGATATCACTCCAGAGTGGTTTTGGGCTCTATCAACAAGGCTAAAGACGATGGACATCTCATACAACAATCTCACTGGAATAATTCCAGATTTTCCATTGAGACTTACAGAATATCCTTCTATAAATCTAGCTGCAAATCAATTTGAAGGCTCAATCCCGCTATTTTTACGAAGAGCTGTGTCCCTGGATCTGTCCAACAATAAATTTTCAGATGTTACTTCATTTGTATGTGCCAATGATACAGCTGAAAGATTAGGCCAATTAGATATTTCAAACAATTATTTATCTGGTCAAATCCCTGATTGTTGGGAGAATTTTAAATCATTAGCTTATATAGATGTGAGTAACAATAATTTTTCTGGACAAGTCCCCACTTCAATGGGATCAGTTGTTGAGCTTCGTGTATTGATATTGAGAAACAATAGCTTGACGGGGGAGCTTCCTTTCTCGATGAAGCATTGCAAAAATTTAGTGATGCTGGATGCAGGAGAGAACAAACTATCAGGAATCATTCCTTCTTGGATTGGAAGCGGCTTACAACAACTGGAAATGTTAAGCTTGCGGAAAAATCACTTTTTTGGAAGTATACCATCATCTCTTTGTTTTCTAAATGGCATTCGCTTCTTGGATCTCTCGGTTAATCATCTGTGGGGCCCAATTCCCAAATGTTTCATTAACTTCACTGCAATGACCACCCAAGATAGGTTACTAACAGATTCCTATTATGATCATTCTTATACTGTCAACCAAACTCGTGGAACGTATCTGTATAATTATGATATAATTGCTTTGTTGATGTGGAAAGGTGTAGAACACATATTTGAGAATGATAAGCTGCTTCTAAAAGGTATTGATCTCTCGAGTAATCACTTGTCCGGAGACATTCCATCAGAGCTTGAGAATTTGGTGGAGCTAGTTTCATTGAATTTATCAAGAAATAACTTGACAGGAAAAATTCCTTCAGGAATTGGAAGGTTGTTATCATTGGAGTCTCTTGATTTGTCAAGAAACCATTTGTTTGGCTCCATTCCTTCTAGTCTTGCACAAATTAATTTTCTCTCTGTGTTGGATCTATCACATAATAATTTGTCTGGACAAATTCCAACTGGCACACAGTTGCAGAGTTTCAATGCCTCAAGCTACGAAGAAAATCAAGGTCTTTGTGGGCTACCTCTTGAAAAGCTGTGTTTTGTAAAAGAACCGCATCAAGAATCTGTGGTTAGAACCCAAGATGAGCATGATGGTTTTATTCAAGCATTCTTTGCAAGCATGGGATTGGGATTCTTTGTCGGATTCTGGGGGATCTTTGGCACTATCCTCTTCAACCGCTCATGGAGACATGCTTACTTCCGGTTCTTGAATAACATAACAGAAAAAGTTATGTCAAGGTGGCAACGGTGGTGA
- the LOC107641545 gene encoding uncharacterized protein LOC107641545, with product MVLEISIEPSMITEVETYDFTYRHYPYTVYADDQRILCINTTSPQTLSKWLTNLLKSTPKNTPVIVGVTAEHQFTKYTKRGVEDHSYDFISLCVGSHCLLYPLPEQADRYNAKQSPRPLRDFFANPRVIAVGMEIEKVKAKLEKHHGIELKKALDLRAMAVEGLKEVGEKVDLWRYDLDKLAKTVLGKHFDVVRPEKKLDWYDEETWWYLYNVYTDEKTMFITIDTYLCYLIGLELHGMIHGHEAGKSQDSCKSKKKVNKKKNSCGAFDF from the coding sequence ATGGTTCTCGAGATCAGCATTGAACCCAGCATGATCACCGAAGTCGAGACTTACGACTTCACTTACCGCCATTACCCTTACACCGTTTATGCCGACGACCAACGCATCCTCTGCATCAACACTACCTCTCCCCAAACGCTCTCCAAGTGGCTCACCAACCTCCTCAAGTCCACTCCCAAAAACACCCCGGTCATCGTTGGCGTAACCGCCGAGCACCAATTTACCAAGTACACCAAGCGCGGCGTCGAGGACCACAGCTACGACTTCATCTCCCTCTGTGTTGGCTCTCACTGCCTCCTCTACCCTCTTCCCGAACAAGCTGACCGGTACAACGCAAAGCAAAGCCCTAGGCCCCTTCGCGACTTCTTCGCCAACCCTAGGGTTATCGCGGTGGGAATGGAGATCGAAAAGGTGAAGGCAAAGCTGGAGAAGCACCACGGGATCGAGCTGAAGAAGGCGTTGGACCTTAGGGCGATGGCGGTGGAAGGGCTGAAGGAGGTAGGGGAGAAGGTGGATCTGTGGCGGTACGATCTTGACAAGTTGGCGAAAACAGTGCTGGGGAAGCACTTTGACGTGGTGAGGCCGGAAAAGAAGCTGGACTGGTACGATGAAGAAACCTGGTGGTATTTGTACAACGTGTATACGGATGAGAAGACTATGTTCATCACCATTGATACTTATCTTTGCTACCTCATTGGTTTGGAGCTGCATGGTATGATCCATGGACATGAAGCCGGTAAGAGCCAAGATTCTTGCAAGTCCAAGAAGAAGGTTAACAAGAAGAAGAACTCGTGTGGCGCCTTTGATTTCTGA